The following are encoded together in the Blautia obeum ATCC 29174 genome:
- a CDS encoding transposase: MEFMTVKEAATKWGLSERRLQTICNEGMVPGVIKFGRSWAIPVNAQKPVDKRIKSGKYVKS; this comes from the coding sequence ATGGAATTTATGACTGTAAAAGAAGCTGCCACAAAGTGGGGATTATCAGAGAGAAGACTTCAAACTATATGCAATGAAGGAATGGTTCCGGGGGTTATAAAATTTGGGCGATCATGGGCAATTCCAGTAAATGCGCAAAAACCTGTTGATAAAAGAATCAAGTCGGGAAAGTACGTGAAGTCCTGA
- the rlmD gene encoding 23S rRNA (uracil(1939)-C(5))-methyltransferase RlmD, producing MEFRKNDIVTLEIVDCGTDGEGIGKADGFTVFVKDAVIGDTVTAKIMKAKKNYGYGRLMEILNASPYRVEPVCPSARQCGGCQLQAVSYEEQKVFKEKKLRGHLERIGGFTNLPMEPLIGMDEPYHYRNKAQFPVGRNKEGKIVTGFYAGRTHAIIENRDCALGIPENKDVLDRVIAHMEKYNIAPYDEATGKGLVRHIFVRYGFFTGELMVCLIINGQDLPHQRELVEKLCEIPGMTSISLNMNKKRSNVILGDKVKTIWGEDYITDKIGDISYEISPLSFFQVNPKQTWKLYSKALEYADLHGEETVWDLYCGIGTISLFLAQKAKFVRGVEIVPAAIEDARRNAKLNDIGNVEFFVGKAEEVLPAEYEKNGVYADVIVVDPPRKGCDEMLLKTILKMQPKRVVYVSCDSATLARDLRFLCDNGYELKKVCGVDQFPQTVHVETVCLLSKKCPV from the coding sequence ATGGAATTTCGTAAAAATGATATTGTTACGTTAGAAATAGTGGATTGCGGAACAGATGGTGAAGGCATTGGCAAAGCTGATGGCTTCACTGTTTTTGTAAAGGACGCAGTCATTGGAGATACTGTTACAGCCAAAATTATGAAGGCTAAGAAAAACTATGGTTATGGACGCCTGATGGAGATTCTCAATGCTTCACCATATCGCGTGGAGCCGGTGTGCCCGTCTGCCCGTCAATGTGGCGGATGCCAGCTTCAGGCAGTCTCATACGAAGAACAGAAAGTGTTTAAAGAGAAAAAATTAAGAGGTCATCTGGAACGTATTGGTGGGTTCACAAATCTTCCGATGGAACCATTGATTGGAATGGATGAACCTTATCATTATCGTAATAAGGCTCAGTTTCCGGTAGGCAGAAATAAAGAAGGAAAAATTGTCACTGGTTTTTATGCTGGACGTACACACGCTATTATTGAAAACCGTGACTGTGCGCTTGGAATCCCAGAGAATAAAGATGTACTTGACCGTGTGATTGCACATATGGAAAAGTACAACATCGCACCGTATGATGAAGCAACAGGCAAGGGTCTGGTACGCCATATTTTTGTCCGTTATGGATTTTTTACCGGCGAACTGATGGTTTGTCTGATTATCAATGGACAGGATCTTCCACATCAGAGGGAACTGGTTGAGAAACTTTGTGAGATTCCAGGAATGACCAGTATTTCTCTGAATATGAATAAAAAGCGAAGTAATGTGATCCTTGGTGACAAGGTCAAAACTATTTGGGGAGAAGATTATATCACAGATAAGATTGGCGATATCTCATATGAAATATCACCACTTTCTTTCTTCCAGGTAAATCCGAAACAGACATGGAAATTGTATTCCAAAGCATTGGAATATGCAGATCTTCACGGAGAAGAGACAGTCTGGGATCTGTATTGTGGAATTGGGACGATTTCTCTGTTCCTTGCGCAGAAGGCAAAGTTTGTCCGTGGTGTGGAGATTGTTCCGGCAGCAATTGAAGACGCAAGAAGAAATGCAAAACTCAACGATATCGGGAATGTGGAATTCTTTGTCGGAAAGGCAGAAGAAGTTCTTCCAGCTGAATACGAGAAAAATGGTGTTTACGCAGACGTGATCGTGGTGGACCCGCCTCGTAAAGGCTGCGATGAGATGTTGCTTAAAACAATTCTTAAGATGCAGCCAAAACGAGTGGTTTATGTAAGTTGCGACAGTGCGACACTTGCAAGGGATTTGAGATTCTTGTGTGATAATGGATATGAGTTAAAGAAAGTGTGTGGAGTTGACCAATTCCCTCAGACTGTGCATGTGGAGACGGTTTGTTTACTCTCTAAGAAATGCCCAGTTTAA
- a CDS encoding 3'-5' exoribonuclease YhaM family protein — MRFINELHEGDRLNGIYLCKQKQSAMTKNGKPYENLILQDKTGVLDGKIWDPNSLGIDDFDALDYIDVVGDVTTFAGAMQLNIKRVRKAQEGEYDPADYLPVSENSTDDMYGQLLAMIKTVKNRYLSALLNKLFVEDKEFLKSFQEHSAAKTVHHGFIGGLMEHTLSVTKLCDYMASAYPLLKRDLLITASLLHDVGKTKELSSFPLNDYTDEGQLLGHIIIGAQMIHDLAKEIPDFPVTLENQLVHCILAHHGELEYGSPKKPALAEAVALNLADNTDARMETLTEIFAADKGKKEWLGYNRLFESNLRRTGDV; from the coding sequence ATGCGTTTTATTAACGAATTACATGAGGGAGACCGTCTTAACGGAATCTACCTTTGCAAACAGAAACAGTCGGCAATGACAAAGAACGGAAAGCCATATGAGAATCTGATTTTACAGGACAAAACAGGGGTGTTGGATGGCAAAATCTGGGATCCGAATTCATTGGGAATCGATGATTTTGATGCATTGGATTATATTGATGTAGTCGGAGATGTGACAACTTTTGCAGGAGCTATGCAGTTGAACATTAAGAGAGTTCGAAAAGCACAGGAAGGTGAGTACGATCCGGCAGACTATCTTCCGGTCAGTGAAAACAGTACAGATGATATGTACGGACAGCTGTTGGCTATGATAAAAACAGTGAAGAACAGATACCTGTCAGCACTACTGAATAAACTTTTTGTAGAAGATAAAGAGTTTTTGAAATCTTTCCAAGAACATTCTGCGGCAAAAACTGTCCATCATGGATTTATCGGTGGATTGATGGAGCATACTTTAAGCGTAACAAAACTCTGTGACTATATGGCAAGTGCTTATCCGCTTCTTAAAAGAGATCTGCTTATTACAGCATCTCTGCTTCATGATGTCGGAAAGACAAAAGAACTCTCTTCTTTTCCACTGAATGATTATACTGATGAAGGACAGCTTCTTGGACATATTATCATTGGTGCTCAGATGATCCATGACCTGGCTAAAGAAATTCCAGATTTTCCGGTAACTCTTGAAAATCAGCTGGTTCATTGTATCCTGGCTCATCACGGTGAACTGGAATATGGTTCTCCAAAGAAGCCGGCACTTGCAGAGGCAGTAGCTCTGAACCTTGCAGATAATACAGATGCACGTATGGAAACACTTACGGAAATCTTTGCGGCGGACAAAGGTAAGAAAGAGTGGCTTGGATACAACAGACTTTTTGAATCTAATCTGAGAAGAACAGGAGACGTTTAA
- a CDS encoding S1C family serine protease, with protein sequence MVKRNDKEPSSENYPFIKETIKERPADRKMLLHKFLTAAVCGVIFGGCAAGTAALILPEVAPSLRKHSEQYTDVTLVPSVTAASRVDEAEDENTSTALANTKPSTEIDAEDEKSGTWAEQVRKVSETPRRALVRIAALGTDSDLLDDSFLKYGEEEGFVFLKNTEAFYIMTYSDRMNDAGNFQVTFSNGDMADAQLCKKDVRTGFYVFRVPFTELNDSTKDEISEAVLATEDNMEQMDDVIAIGSPTGDYDSLVSGMVTSVTGSMKIADEEYGMLTTNMVGSEDGGGILLNMSGEVVGIICSQENENSSVIRAVEAAQLRPLLEGMANGEDICYIGIQGTTISKYQSENLDIPRGVYVDAVEEDSPAMTAGVQNADIVHALNGKEISSMNRYSAILQSLVKGSRVKLEVYRKNPYGTYVNVELNVLIKEK encoded by the coding sequence ATGGTAAAACGAAATGACAAAGAGCCATCTTCGGAGAATTACCCTTTCATAAAGGAAACAATAAAAGAGCGTCCAGCGGACAGGAAAATGTTGCTGCATAAGTTCCTGACAGCAGCAGTATGTGGAGTGATTTTTGGTGGCTGTGCGGCAGGCACTGCAGCACTGATTTTGCCAGAAGTAGCACCGTCTTTGAGAAAACATTCGGAACAGTATACCGATGTTACATTGGTGCCATCTGTTACAGCTGCTTCACGTGTGGATGAAGCAGAGGATGAAAACACTTCAACAGCACTGGCAAATACTAAACCTTCAACAGAGATAGATGCAGAGGATGAAAAGTCGGGTACATGGGCTGAACAGGTGAGAAAAGTATCTGAGACACCGCGCAGAGCACTTGTGCGAATAGCAGCACTCGGTACAGATTCAGATCTACTGGATGATTCGTTCTTGAAATACGGAGAAGAAGAAGGTTTTGTTTTCCTAAAAAATACGGAAGCTTTTTACATCATGACATATTCCGACAGAATGAATGATGCAGGAAATTTTCAGGTGACATTTTCAAATGGAGATATGGCAGATGCACAGCTGTGTAAGAAAGATGTCCGGACAGGCTTTTATGTGTTCCGCGTTCCATTCACAGAGTTAAACGATTCTACAAAAGATGAGATTTCTGAGGCTGTACTCGCCACGGAAGATAACATGGAGCAAATGGATGATGTTATTGCAATCGGTAGTCCAACTGGGGATTATGACTCACTGGTCAGTGGTATGGTTACTTCTGTAACGGGCAGCATGAAAATTGCGGATGAAGAATATGGAATGCTTACAACAAATATGGTAGGAAGTGAGGACGGAGGAGGAATTCTTCTGAATATGTCCGGTGAAGTTGTAGGAATCATCTGCAGTCAGGAAAATGAAAACAGCAGCGTGATTCGAGCTGTTGAAGCAGCACAGCTGCGTCCACTTCTGGAAGGTATGGCAAATGGTGAGGATATCTGCTATATTGGAATTCAGGGTACAACGATTTCAAAATATCAGTCTGAAAATCTGGACATTCCACGAGGCGTATATGTAGATGCGGTGGAAGAAGATTCACCGGCTATGACGGCAGGAGTACAGAATGCAGATATTGTTCATGCATTGAACGGAAAAGAAATCAGTTCCATGAATAGGTATTCGGCGATTCTTCAGAGTCTGGTCAAAGGATCAAGAGTCAAGCTTGAAGTATATCGTAAGAATCCCTATGGTACATATGTAAATGTAGAATTAAATGTATTGATCAAAGAAAAATAG